CGGATCAAGGAATTGAACTGCTTGTATGGGATAGCACAGCTGGCAGAACGTCATTCTGATTCGGTTGAAGATCTGCTGCGAGATCTTGTTAATTTTTTGCCCTTTTCGTGGCAGTATCCGGAAATTACGTGCGCCCGGATTATTTTCCAAGGAAAAACATACCAAAGTAAGGGATTTAAAGTTGCGAAGTGGCGGCAATCCTCGCGTATTTTTGTGTATAACGAACCCAAGGGTGAAGTCACCATCTTCTATCTGGAAGAGCGTCCGCCAGCAGACGAGGGACCATTTCTAAGAGAGGAACGCGCCTTACTGGATGAACTGGCCGAGAGAATCGGCACTGCCGCAATGCGGATTTCTGCTGAACTGGAATTGCAGGAGATTAACAAGCAGTTGACCTTGGAACGAAAGGCATTGCAGGAGGCGAACGCAGCGCTTCGGTCGGTTTTGGCAAGGATCGAAGAAGAAAAGCAAGAAATATATATGAATATACGTACGAACATTGATAAGATTTTGATGCCGATTTTGCATGAATTGATTCTGAATTTACCCCAAACTCAGAGGAAATATGCAGAGATGTAAAGACCAACCTGGAGGAGATAGCGTCTCCGTTTGTCAGCCATTTGTCAAAAACCCACCTTTCTCTGACACCGACCGAGATTAATATTTGTAATATGATTCGAATTGGATTGCGGACCAAAGAAATCGCTCAGATTAGAGGTGTATCCGCGGCTACAATTAACCGTCACCGGGAACATGTCCGCCGGAAGCTCAAGATTGCCAATAGCGACACCAATCTTATGTCCTACTTACAATCAAGTATGTGGACGAAAGGTTGAAGAAGACGTGACAAATCTTGAAATTTTGTCTTTAAAATAAATGTGTTAGAAAGGAAACTTGTGTACATCTTGCCAGAAAGTCATATATCAAATGATTCCAACAAAATGTGATACGATTAACATAGTCGCATCCCAGATGGAACATCATTGGAAAACCGCGATCATCTCCCGCACGCTATATATTGTATAATTTTGTTCCGAACCAATCGAGGCTTCGGGTGAGGATTTCTTGCGGCTATATCAACTCGCATTATCAGATTAATATCATAGATGATTTCGTTTGCAAATCGCAAGCTTTCCGGACTTATTTTTTTCAGTTTGCATTGAGAAAAATTCTTTACATTAGCCGATAGTTTCTGAAAAATTTTCATGAAATGTCCGGGCTAATCTTCCGGTTATCTCTTGCCGTGCTGAAACGATGCAACACCGGCAGGCAGGTTGACCAGATGCGTTCCTTGAAAGTCAAGGCAGCGTCCCACCGGATATGCCTCCGGCAGAGCGTTTTTAACGTGGTCAAAGATTTCCGGCGGGCATGCGAATAACAGCTCGTAATCCTCACCGCCGGAAAGAACCATCTTTTCGGGTTTCAGGTGATATTTTTTACAGAAGGATATCAGGCCGGGATCAAGCACGCAGCCGCTCAAGTCGAATTCGATGGAAAGTCCGGAGGCCGCAGCAATATGCCGGGCGTCTCCAGCCAGCCCGTCGCTGATATCGATGACGCATCCTACATTGTTTTGAGCCAGAATCCGGGCGGCATCAAACCGTGCTGACGGGAACTTGAATTTTGCAATCAGGGATTTAAAGGCCGGATCGTTTCTAAGCAGCGACTCAAGGCCGGCACGGGCCAGGCCGAGAGGTCCGGTACAATACAGTCCGTAGCCGGGAAGGGCACCTGATCGGGCCGGGAAAACAGCATCGTGACCCCGGCCGACGGCAAACAGGTCCAGCGACAGTTGGTCGGCAGCGGAAATATTGCCGCCGCCCAAGGCGGCGCCGTATTTTTCAAGGGCTTTGTTGATCCCTTTGTAAAGCGCCGCAACGGTGTTGTCGGAAATATACGCAGGGAGTGCCAAATTGACAAAGAGGGCAACGGGGACGGCATAGGAAGCGGCGAGGTCACTGAAGGTTATTTCAACCGCCTTTTCCCCGACTTCTGCGGGTGTTTGCCAGTCAAACCTGAAATGGACCCCTTCTCGCTGGGTATCCGTGGTGATCACCGGGTTGGTTACAGCTTCAAGAAGACAGGCGTCGTCTCCAGGCCCAATCTTAAGATAGGGGCCGGTCGGTGTGTGTTTGATCAATTTATCGATCAGCACGAATTCATCCTGCCACGGGGAAGCCAGGGAGGTGCGGGGCTGGCACCCGCAGGCGGATGAGAGCTTTAGCGCAATTTGCAAAGGATTTTCAGCGCGAGTAAGGGCACTGATCACGGCAACACCGGCGGCCCCCCGGATGAAACAGGCTTTGGCGTTGGCAGGGTCAATTCCGCCGATGGCGACAACAGGCCGCAGCGAGGATTTAATCAGAACTTCGAGGCCCGCAAGGCCGATCGCTGCTTTGGCATCCGCTTTTGTGCGGGTGTCAAAAACAGGGCCTGCGCCGATGTAATCACAGGGTGAAAGATCGCTTTTTTCCAGTTCCGAGACACTGGACACCGACAGCCCTACAGCGGCTTGAGGCCCTAAAATGTCTCTGGCCAAAGCCGGGTCATCATCATCTTGGCCGAGGTGGACGCCGTCGGCCCCGAGTGCTTTGGCCAGCAGAATGTTATCGTTGACAAGAAACGGGACGGCGTTGCATTTGCATATGTCCCTGATGGCCGTAACTTCCTGTAGGAAACGAGCAGAGAACGCTTTGTTGCGGTACTGGATGACGGTTGCCCCGGCGGCAATGGCGATGCGCACCTGTTCGACCGGCGGCAAGTCAGGGGCGCCGTCGTCGGTGATGAAGTAAAACCGGAGCGCTTTTTGTAAGCGTTCTAAAAGCATCTTTTCTATCCTACTGTTGAAAACTTTGTCTTTTGGGCTTGCATTAAAATATCACAAATCAGGATGCTTTGAAATCTTTTTCAAAATCGTTGAATGATGCAGAAAGCTTATTATGCTTGACCATTTTTGAATACTTATGTATCAAAACATATTAGAGGGCTTTACTAACGCAAATAATTCATTAAACATTTTAAGGCGGGGGATCATTATGAAGAAGAACATTTTAATTGTGGACGACGAGCCCTCCATCCGTGATTCTTTGCAACGGACATTGCGCAATCTGCGTGATGGATGCGTCTTTTTCACAGCCGGAAACGGGGTCGAAGCCCTGAAACTGATGCAGAGCACCCCCATCGATCTTATCATCACCGATTTGCTGATGCCGGAAAAGGAAGGGTTGGAAACCATCATGGAGGTGCGCAAATGTTTTCCCGCTGTCAAGATTATTGCCATATCCGGCGGTGGCAGAAATGGAACCATCGACTTTCTAGATGTTGCTGAAAAGCTTGGCGCCTCGTATACGCTAAGCAAGCCGTTTACTCCGGAAGAAATTCGGGAGGTCGTGCAAGAGGTTCTAAACGGCCTGGAATAATAGATCCATTTCGTCATCCTGTGTTTCTGCTTTGATTTCCGGAGCGTCATCCAGAGGGAGACGAATGATGAACGTGGTACCCTTGCCGATTTCCGTTTCGAATCTGATGGTCCCGCTGTGTTTTTTTACAATGACCGCATGTGAAAGGGCCAACCCCTGCCCCGTACCTTTGCCCACCTCTTTGGTCGTAAAAAACGGGTCGAAAATTCTGGTTCTGATGGACTCCGGCATGCCTGTTCCGGTATCGCTAACACGAATCTCGGCCCAATGACCGTCTCGGCGAGTACATACTCGAATCGTGCCTTTTTCCCCGGAGCCGTCACCGGCGGCCGCGGCAATGGCATGGCAAGCATTAATGATCAAATTCAGTATCACCTGGTTAAATTCACCAGCAAGGCACGGAACCGCCGTAAGGGTTGAATCGAAATCGGTTTTCATCGCCGCTACATACTTCCATTCGTTGCGTGCTACCGAAATCGTGCTCTGGATGGCTGCATTGATGTCAACGGGCGCTTTTCTTGTCGTTCCAGGATGCGAAAACTCCTTCATGGCTCTGACGATACCGGCCGTGCGGTTGACGCCTTCTATGGATTGCTGGATCGCCAGGGGAATATCTCGCAAAAGATAATCCATATCAGATTCACTTCTGGCAATCTCCACCTCTCTAACAAGATCTTTCGGAACCTCGCCGGTTTTGATTGCCTGAAACAATTTGTCATATTTTTCAAGCACGTTAGTGATCTCATCAAATGAATCCCGAAGGAAATGGATGTTGTCACTCACGTATTGGGTGGGCGTGTTGATTTCATGCGCGATGCCTGAGGCCAACTGTCCGATGGATTCCAGTTTCTGGGCCTGCGCCAGTTGCTCCTGTAAAATCCTGCGCTCGGTGATATCGCTGGCGATACCCCTGAACCCGATTCTGCGGCCTCTATTATCTTTCATTAAAGATATGGAAAACCCTATCTGCCGTTTAACCCCGTCTTTTCTGATGAACTCACAAATAAGTCCTTTTTCAGGCTCTCCTGTTCTGTAAACCTTGTTGAACGTTTTATAGGCCCGGGCAGCATTTTCTTTATCCATATACTGCCGGTTGTTCATACCCATTAATTCGTCTCTGGAATAACCGAAGATTTTACACATGGCGTCATTGAAAAACGTAAAGTTCCCGGCAAGGTCATATTCGTAATATCCCTGTTCGATACTTTCAAGGATGGTTCGATATTTTTCCTCGCTCGCCCGCAAGGTTTCCTCGGCCTGCAGGCGTTCATCCAAGAAATCGTCGACATCTCCTTTGATGATGGCGATAGCGTCAAAAACAGCCTTGAATGGATGGGAATCGCTGATATGGTCTGATAAAATTCCTTGTTGATCCCAGTTGATGGTTCCCATGACTTGCAGCAATTCCTGGGAGTATTCTCTGATCTGTTCTTCGGTAAATAGTATGGGGGGCGGTTTTTTTCTTTTTTTCGAGATTGGAGTTTCAGTTGCTTTACTCTTTTCTTTTTCAACAATTGCCAGTGCGTCTTCTAAATTTTTTGCCGTGGCTATCGGGAAATTGACAAATGGTTTGCTGATTCCGATGATTGCCTTGGAAAAGGTGTTCAATCCGAATACGACGGAGTATTTGCAGGGAATTTTTTGGTTGAAAGCATTTATTCTATCAAGATAAATTTTTCTGGCTTTGCCGGCGCTTTTCTCGAAATTTTCCCAGTTGAGTATACGATAGTAATATCCTTTGGCGGTTAATCCGGATTCATCAAGGACTTTTTGCTGAAGGTTGAAATATTTTTCCACATAAGCTTCTTTCAGAATTCCGTAAGCCGTCGTATAGAGAATATCATTTCCGATGATGCTGAACGATACCGAATAGTTTTCAGCAACAGCAATATCGGTCCATTCAGGCCGGCAATGGATCGGCAGTCCTGACACGGGGCAGATACCCGAAGTAAGCGGTCCCATCTCCGAGGTTGCGGTTTGAACGCTCATTACATTTTTCATCTTTTGCTCTCCTGGGCGCTGCATCCGGCGCCATGCATCTTGAAAACAATGCGGCTTGTCAGAAAAGAATACTGCACGGTAAAAGCATTCAAGCAGGAATCGTGCCAAAAAAGTTTGTTTGAAACAATTCATTAAAAAGTTGAGAAAAGAGATCTTTTTGCGAATGTATTTTGCATCAAACACTTAATAAATTCGACTTGTTGCGAATTCATCAAGTTTAAAACCAGATACACATGGAAAAGATGTCAAAGTGTCAGATTTTTGACTCCCGGTAAAAAAATAGAACTACCGTAAAATCAGGAGATTAACGGCCTTTGAAAATGACGTTTTAACGCCGAAGCAACACCAAGACCTTGACATGTGAAACCTTAAGGGTTACGCTTATTGTTGTCGAGCCTCAATCTTACAAAGATCAGAATATACCTTAGGTTAAAATGGCATTGTGATAAAATCATTGAAGCAAATTCAGACAAGCCCTGATCTTTGGGTGAATCTTCAGAAAGAATATGATTTATGGCACGCAGCTTACGCTTCCAAAGAATGGAAACGGGTCAAGCCGATCAAAATGATCGTTACCGGGGACAACTCGGCAACTTTGAATCCGTAGCAAAGAATTCTTATTGAAAACAGATACGTAACGCCTATTCCGCTTGACAGTGCCGCAATAATTCTGTATCAAACCTCTTGTAATATAAGCAAGAACAAGAAGCGCCTAAAGAATACCGCATGGCTCTTGGGGAGATGGTGGAGGTGCCTGCCGGTGTTTTTCAATATGGTCATGAAAAGCAGCCTGTCGAGATCGACAGGCCGTTTCAAATCGACATCTACCCGGTCACCAACCGGCAGTTTGAAGAATTTATTAGGGACAATGGCTATCAAAACGATGACATCTGGTCCGATGAAGGCAGAAAGTGGAGACAGAAAAATGGCATAAAGCTTCCCGCCTTTTGGAACGACCAAAAATGGAACCTGCCCGAACACCCGGTGGTGGGCGTTAGTTTTTACGAAGCCCAGGCCTTTGCCAAATGGGCCGGCAAAGAGCTGTCGAGCGAACAGCAGTGGGAGCGGGCCGCCCGGGGCACGGACGGCCGCAAATACCCTTGGGGGGATAAATTTGACCGGGAAAAATGCAATACCCAAGAATCGGGCATCGGAAAAACCACGCGGGTGACCCGCTATCCCCACGGCATCAGTCCGGTCGGCTGTTACGACATGGCCGGCAACGTCTGGGAATGGACACAAAGTTATGATGATGACGAAAAGGACCTGATAGTGCTGCGCGGCGGTTGCTGGGACGACTATCAGGACGCCGCGCGGTGTGCGTTTCGCACCAGGTTCGACCCGTTCTACCGCACCGGATTTGTGGGTTTTCGTTGCGTCAGGACATTAACATAACCCTTTGTTCTTTTACACTTTTACCCTTTAGCGCCGCAGGCGGTCGAAATTTCAGGGAAAATGACGAGCGGTGATTGTAAAAGACACAATTATAATGCGGTGACGTATTTTATGGTAGGCCACCACATTCAAAGGGGCCAAGGATCATCAAAGTGACTAAAGCCCGCCCTGGTGCGACTTGTACATATATTGAGATAACACATGCATCACTCAAAACCTGTCTTTTTGGTAAAGCACATTTGTGATCGGTCTGGGCCAGGGTTTGAAGTGAGCTAAAGTGAACTAAAGTTAAGGTATTCTGTCAGTTTTACATGAATAGATGGAGCGAGCCGACTTCGCCATAGTAGCTTGGCTACGACGGCTGAAAGCGACACCTTAACTTTAGGCACTTTCAACTTATAAATAAAGTGAATTATACGTAATCGGGTTTAAGAATATGTGTGCTTAGTTGCTAAACTTTTCGTGGACACAGGCTTGCTCGTATTCTTGAAGCAATGAGCCTATTAGAGCTTTCACCGAAACAATTTGATCGACGCGGTAGGCATTGGCGCCGGCAAAGGCAAAACCGTGATTCAGTCGGCCTTTCTTGGCGCTGATCAGCGCAAAGGAGATGCAGTAGGGGCTTTCCTGGTAATTGCAGGTTTTAATGCAGTGATAGGGGCACTTGAACGGCTTGCGAATGCCGCGGTTGACGTCTTCGATAAACTGGTTTCGAACCGCCCGGCCGGGAAGTCCCAC
This genomic window from Candidatus Desulfatibia profunda contains:
- a CDS encoding PAS domain S-box protein, coding for MKNVMSVQTATSEMGPLTSGICPVSGLPIHCRPEWTDIAVAENYSVSFSIIGNDILYTTAYGILKEAYVEKYFNLQQKVLDESGLTAKGYYYRILNWENFEKSAGKARKIYLDRINAFNQKIPCKYSVVFGLNTFSKAIIGISKPFVNFPIATAKNLEDALAIVEKEKSKATETPISKKRKKPPPILFTEEQIREYSQELLQVMGTINWDQQGILSDHISDSHPFKAVFDAIAIIKGDVDDFLDERLQAEETLRASEEKYRTILESIEQGYYEYDLAGNFTFFNDAMCKIFGYSRDELMGMNNRQYMDKENAARAYKTFNKVYRTGEPEKGLICEFIRKDGVKRQIGFSISLMKDNRGRRIGFRGIASDITERRILQEQLAQAQKLESIGQLASGIAHEINTPTQYVSDNIHFLRDSFDEITNVLEKYDKLFQAIKTGEVPKDLVREVEIARSESDMDYLLRDIPLAIQQSIEGVNRTAGIVRAMKEFSHPGTTRKAPVDINAAIQSTISVARNEWKYVAAMKTDFDSTLTAVPCLAGEFNQVILNLIINACHAIAAAAGDGSGEKGTIRVCTRRDGHWAEIRVSDTGTGMPESIRTRIFDPFFTTKEVGKGTGQGLALSHAVIVKKHSGTIRFETEIGKGTTFIIRLPLDDAPEIKAETQDDEMDLLFQAV
- a CDS encoding response regulator yields the protein MKKNILIVDDEPSIRDSLQRTLRNLRDGCVFFTAGNGVEALKLMQSTPIDLIITDLLMPEKEGLETIMEVRKCFPAVKIIAISGGGRNGTIDFLDVAEKLGASYTLSKPFTPEEIREVVQEVLNGLE
- a CDS encoding formylglycine-generating enzyme family protein — protein: MALGEMVEVPAGVFQYGHEKQPVEIDRPFQIDIYPVTNRQFEEFIRDNGYQNDDIWSDEGRKWRQKNGIKLPAFWNDQKWNLPEHPVVGVSFYEAQAFAKWAGKELSSEQQWERAARGTDGRKYPWGDKFDREKCNTQESGIGKTTRVTRYPHGISPVGCYDMAGNVWEWTQSYDDDEKDLIVLRGGCWDDYQDAARCAFRTRFDPFYRTGFVGFRCVRTLT
- the thiL gene encoding thiamine-phosphate kinase, with the protein product MLLERLQKALRFYFITDDGAPDLPPVEQVRIAIAAGATVIQYRNKAFSARFLQEVTAIRDICKCNAVPFLVNDNILLAKALGADGVHLGQDDDDPALARDILGPQAAVGLSVSSVSELEKSDLSPCDYIGAGPVFDTRTKADAKAAIGLAGLEVLIKSSLRPVVAIGGIDPANAKACFIRGAAGVAVISALTRAENPLQIALKLSSACGCQPRTSLASPWQDEFVLIDKLIKHTPTGPYLKIGPGDDACLLEAVTNPVITTDTQREGVHFRFDWQTPAEVGEKAVEITFSDLAASYAVPVALFVNLALPAYISDNTVAALYKGINKALEKYGAALGGGNISAADQLSLDLFAVGRGHDAVFPARSGALPGYGLYCTGPLGLARAGLESLLRNDPAFKSLIAKFKFPSARFDAARILAQNNVGCVIDISDGLAGDARHIAAASGLSIEFDLSGCVLDPGLISFCKKYHLKPEKMVLSGGEDYELLFACPPEIFDHVKNALPEAYPVGRCLDFQGTHLVNLPAGVASFQHGKR